A stretch of Vicia villosa cultivar HV-30 ecotype Madison, WI unplaced genomic scaffold, Vvil1.0 ctg.000314F_1_1, whole genome shotgun sequence DNA encodes these proteins:
- the LOC131626614 gene encoding uncharacterized protein LOC131626614 — protein sequence MPLTQTYPHLAFVYFNGAKPPLQFRFSEDTHFTELITILNSLLQYPKIRKLVKLEYRSPSLETEGNVQFTQFALKKDDDLKVMFSTFCQYSTKGPIKVDAKIQRFGEDFVKMLLRP from the coding sequence ATGCCTCTAACTCAAACATATCCTCATCTTGCTTTTGTTTACTTCAATGGTGCAAAACCGCCACTTCAATTTAGGTTCTCCGAGGACACGCATTTCACCGAGCTGATTACAATACTCAATTCTCTCCTACAATATCCAAAAATTCGGAAGTTAGTCaagctcgagtatcgttcaccATCACTCGAAACTGAAGGAAATGTGCAGTTCACCCAATTTGCATTGAAGAAAGATGACGATTTAAAGGTTATGTTTAGTACTTTTTGTCAATACTCCACTAAGGGTCCGATTAAAGTTGATGCGAAGATTCAGAGATTTGGAGAAGATTTCGTTAAAATGTTGCTACGTCCTTAA